A genomic stretch from Zeimonas sediminis includes:
- a CDS encoding DUF481 domain-containing protein has product MKQGILAAAAIALLASNAAYGQATVKEDGKWRYALGASGTASSGNSDATRLNVSAEGVRATSQDKWQVYARALYGRSEGETTDNMLGAGLRYDHNLTEKWFGFGTGEYLRDRPANLSRRLSVGAGIGYHLIKTEPTRWDAFAGVGYSHDSYVEPTVVADELRTSYGRAELLLGEESTHKLTDTTSFKQRFVVYPNLAESGEFRANFDAGLAVAMSKTLSLTVTLGYRYNSDPGTGLEKGDALLAAGISVKID; this is encoded by the coding sequence ATGAAGCAAGGCATTCTCGCCGCCGCGGCAATCGCGCTGCTCGCCAGCAACGCGGCATACGGCCAGGCGACCGTCAAGGAAGACGGCAAGTGGCGCTACGCGCTCGGGGCCTCCGGCACCGCCTCTTCGGGAAACAGCGACGCCACCCGGCTCAACGTCAGTGCCGAGGGCGTGCGTGCCACCAGCCAGGACAAGTGGCAGGTCTATGCGCGGGCGCTGTACGGCCGCAGCGAGGGCGAGACCACCGACAACATGCTCGGGGCGGGGCTGCGCTACGACCACAACCTGACCGAGAAGTGGTTCGGTTTCGGCACCGGCGAGTACCTGCGCGACCGGCCCGCGAACCTGTCGCGGCGGCTGTCGGTCGGCGCCGGCATCGGCTATCACCTGATCAAGACCGAGCCGACCCGCTGGGACGCCTTCGCGGGCGTCGGCTACTCGCACGACAGCTACGTCGAGCCCACCGTGGTCGCCGACGAGCTGCGCACCAGTTACGGCCGGGCCGAGCTGCTGCTGGGCGAGGAATCCACGCACAAGCTGACCGACACCACGTCGTTCAAGCAGCGCTTCGTCGTCTACCCGAACCTGGCCGAGAGCGGCGAGTTCCGCGCGAATTTCGACGCCGGGCTGGCGGTGGCGATGAGCAAGACCCTCAGCCTGACCGTGACGCTCGGCTACCGCTACAACAGCGACCCCGGCACCGGCCTCGAGAAGGGCGACGCGCTGCTGGCGGCAGGGATCTCGGTCAAGATCGACTGA
- the pyk gene encoding pyruvate kinase — protein sequence MFTPAPRATKIVATLGPASSDAKILEQMFRAGVDVVRVNFSHGSAEEHTRVVGLVRETADRIGRSVGVLADLQGPKIRVGKFADGKVELADGDRFTFDIDCQVGDQQKVGLDYPELVNDVKPGDTLLLNDGRMMMRVDRVGSRTIECTVTQGGTLSNRKGINRQGGGLSAPALTSKDMEDIKTAVAFKADFIAVSFPKNAADMYMARELVRAAGGKALMIAKIERYEAIGNLEEILKASDGIMVARGDLAVEVGDAAVPALQKRMIRMARDLNRVTITATQMMESMIEAPVPTRAEVSDVANAVLDGTDAVMLSAETAAGKYPVETIQAMARVCVEADRADVVSFETGFLHRTFTRIDQSIAMSALFVAHHMKVKAVVALTESGSTALWMSRLDSGVPIYALTPSEASRRRMCLYREVHPLLMNHHAQEREALLLEAEQRLVDAGIVEKGDLIVLTIGEPIGKAGGTNTLKIVRVGEHA from the coding sequence ATGTTCACCCCCGCGCCACGCGCCACGAAGATCGTCGCAACCCTCGGCCCGGCTTCCAGCGACGCGAAGATCCTGGAGCAGATGTTCCGGGCCGGCGTCGACGTGGTCCGGGTGAACTTCTCGCACGGCAGCGCCGAGGAGCACACGCGGGTCGTCGGCCTGGTGCGCGAGACGGCCGACCGGATCGGCCGCAGCGTCGGCGTGCTGGCCGACCTGCAGGGGCCGAAGATCCGGGTCGGCAAGTTCGCCGACGGCAAGGTCGAGCTGGCCGACGGCGACCGCTTCACCTTCGACATCGACTGCCAGGTCGGCGACCAGCAGAAGGTCGGCCTCGACTACCCCGAGCTGGTCAACGACGTGAAGCCCGGCGACACGCTGTTGCTCAACGACGGCCGGATGATGATGCGGGTCGACCGGGTCGGCTCGCGCACGATCGAGTGCACGGTCACGCAGGGCGGCACCCTGTCCAACCGCAAGGGGATCAATCGCCAGGGCGGCGGCCTGTCCGCGCCGGCGCTCACCTCCAAGGACATGGAGGACATCAAGACGGCGGTGGCCTTCAAGGCCGACTTCATCGCGGTGTCCTTCCCGAAGAACGCGGCCGACATGTACATGGCCCGAGAGCTGGTGCGCGCCGCCGGCGGCAAGGCGCTGATGATCGCCAAGATCGAGCGCTACGAGGCGATCGGCAACCTAGAGGAGATCCTGAAGGCCTCCGACGGCATCATGGTCGCGCGCGGCGACCTGGCAGTCGAGGTCGGCGACGCGGCGGTCCCGGCGCTGCAGAAGCGGATGATCCGGATGGCCCGCGACCTGAACCGGGTAACGATCACCGCCACCCAGATGATGGAGTCGATGATCGAGGCGCCGGTCCCCACCCGGGCCGAGGTGTCGGACGTCGCCAACGCGGTGCTCGACGGCACCGACGCGGTGATGCTGTCGGCCGAGACCGCGGCCGGCAAGTACCCGGTCGAGACGATCCAGGCGATGGCCCGCGTCTGCGTCGAGGCCGACCGGGCCGACGTGGTCTCCTTCGAAACCGGGTTCCTGCACCGCACCTTCACCCGGATCGACCAGTCGATCGCGATGAGCGCGCTGTTCGTCGCCCACCACATGAAGGTCAAGGCGGTGGTCGCGCTGACCGAGTCCGGGTCGACCGCGCTCTGGATGTCGCGCCTCGATTCCGGCGTGCCGATCTATGCGCTGACGCCGTCCGAGGCGAGCCGGCGCCGGATGTGCCTGTACCGCGAGGTCCATCCGCTGCTGATGAACCACCACGCCCAGGAGCGCGAGGCGCTGCTGCTCGAGGCCGAGCAGCGCCTCGTCGATGCCGGCATCGTCGAGAAGGGCGACCTGATCGTGCTGACGATCGGCGAGCCGATCGGCAAGGCGGGCGGCACCAACACGCTGAAGATCGTCCGGGTCGGCGAGCACGCCTGA